A genomic window from Brassica oleracea var. oleracea cultivar TO1000 chromosome C8, BOL, whole genome shotgun sequence includes:
- the LOC106311786 gene encoding protein HOTHEAD-like, with product MDFHIFRLFRYISVAVFVFQGSCYSDKAGYYSFLRDATSAPTLSHYDYIVIGGGTAGCALAATLSQNATVLLLERGGSPYDNPLATDIGNFLNTFLNTTPNSWSQLFISEDGVFNSRARVLGGGTVINAGFYSRAEADFVAESGWDREEVEAAYEWVEKKLVFEPQIKGWQTAFIDGLLEAGVTPYNGFTYKHIYGTKVGGTILDPDGRRHTAADLLEYADPKKITVYLHASAHKILFTTTGTMRPKANGVIFQDANGVLHTAKLAAHNAQNEVLLSAGAIASPQLLLLSGVGPAAHLADHGVDPVILDHPMVGQGMGDNPMNAVVIPSPKPVEVSLVQVAGIPHFGSYIEGLSGLSLSISLTHSFFDGVINLLNEIKLPTKTLSNFFKLLDLRFNITTQAGGMIQKVYGPISRGHLELRNTNPDDNPSVTFNYYQEPEDLNNCVEGLSTIIKVINSQNYSKYKFPGVTGRGLLDLILALPINLRPRHINSLFDLKQYCKDTVMTIYHYHGGCQVGKVVDNDYKVLGVDALRVVDASTFLKTPGTNPQATIMMLGRYVGQKILRERADFLETKEEL from the exons ATGGATTTCCACATATTCCGATTATTTCGTTATATTAGCGTCGCAGTTTTCGTCTTCCAAGGCTCGTGTTATTCTGATAAAG CTGGTTATTATAGTTTTTTAAGAGATGCAACATCAGCACCAACCTTATCTCACTACGACTACATAGTCATCGGAGGAGGAACCGCCGGATGTGCACTAGCCGCAACGCTATCCCAAAACGCCACCGTTTTACTTCTTGAACGCGGTGGTTCCCCTTACGACAACCCCTTGGCTACAGACATAGGAAACTTCTTGAACACATTCTTGAACACAACTCCAAACTCGTGGTCTCAGCTTTTCATCTCCGAAGACGGCGTTTTCAACTCACGTGCACGCGTGCTAGGAGGAGGAACGGTGATAAACGCTGGATTCTACTCACGTGCGGAAGCTGACTTCGTGGCGGAGTCTGGTTGGGACAGAGAAGAGGTCGAAGCGGCTTACGAGTGGGTCGAGAAGAAGTTGGTGTTCGAACCACAGATTAAGGGATGGCAAACGGCGTTTATAGATGGTCTTTTGGAGGCTGGAGTGACTCCATACAATGGTTTCACGTACAAACATATCTATGGGACGAAAGTTGGCGGTACGATACTTGATCCGGATGGTCGGAGACACACGGCAGCGGATCTATTGGAGTATGCTGATCCAAAAAAGATTACTGTCTACTTGCACGCTTCTGCTCATAAGATCCTCTTCACCACCACAG GAACTATGAGGCCAAAGGCAAATGGAGTGATCTTCCAGGATGCGAATGGAGTGTTACACACGGCAAAACTAGCGGCACATAACGCACAGAATGAAGTGCTCTTATCAGCGGGTGCCATCGCGAGCCCTCAGCTACTGTTGTTGAGTGGTGTTGGCCCTGCGGCCCATCTAGCAGACCATGGGGTGGATCCGGTCATCCTAGATCACCCCATGGTCGGACAAGGAATGGGTGATAATCCGATGAACGCCGTCGTCATCCCTTCTCCTAAACCCGTAGAAGTGTCCCTTGTCCAAGTCGCTGGAATCCCTCATTTTGGTAGTTACATTGAAGGTTTGAGTGGGTTAAGCCTCTCTATTAGTTTGACGCATAGCTTCTTCGACGGTGTTATAAATCTTCTCAATGAG ATAAAACTTCCCACCAAAACCCTCTCAAACTTTTTCAAATTATTGGATCTTCGATTCAACATTACAACACAAGCAGGTGGGATGATTCAGAAAGTGTATGGACCGATCTCGAGAGGTCACTTGGAGCTGCGGAACACGAATCCAGATGATAACCCTTCAGTGACATTTAACTACTACCAAGAACCAGAGGATTTGAATAACTGTGTTGAAGGACTTAGTACTATAATTAAAGTGATAAATTCGCAGAATTACTCCAAGTACAAGTTCCCTGGAGTGACCGGGCGTGGATTGTTGGATCTCATTCTTGCCCTTCCCATCAATCTGAGGCCAAGACACATAAATTCATTGTTCGATTTGAAGCAATATTGTAAAGATACCGTGATGACTATTTATCATTACCATGGAGGTTGTCAAGTTGGAAAAGTGGTCGACAATGATTACAAAGTATTAGGGGTTGATGCTTTGAGAGTCGTCGATGCATCCACATTTCTCAAGACCCCGGGGACTAATCCTCAGGCGACGATCATGATGCTCGGAAG GTATGTGGGGCAGAAGATTCTTCGAGAGAGGGCGGATTTTCTCGAAACTAAAGAAGAACTATGA
- the LOC106311785 gene encoding protein HOTHEAD-like, which yields MDFHIFRLFRLISVAVFILHGSCYSDKAGYYSFSKDAATSAPMLSHFDYIVIGGGTAGCALAATLSQNATVLVLERGGSPYDNPTATDIGNFLHTFLNTTPNSWSQLFISEDGVFNSRARVLGGGTVLNAGFYSRAEDDYVAETGWVREEVAAAYEWVEKKLVFQPQIKGWQTAFIDGLLEVGVTPYNGFTYEHVHGTKVGGTIFDPDGRRHTAANLLEYADPQMITVYLHASVHKILFTTTGNMRPKANGVIFRDTNGVFHTAKLAAHSALNEVILSAGAIASPQLLMLSGVGPASHLADHGVEPVILDQPMVGQGMCDNPMNAVLIPSPEPVEVSLAQVAGIPHFGSYIEGGSGLSVSISLWHSFYGAVINLLNEMKLPTKTLSRFFKLLDLRVNVTTQAGRMVQKVDWPISRGHLELRNTNPDDNPSVTFNYYQEQEDLNNCVEGLSTIIKVIDSKKYSKYMFPGVTGRGLLDFILGLPINLRPRHINSLFDLKQYCKDTVMTIYHYHGGCQVGKVVDNDYKVLGIDALRVIDASTFLKTPGTNPQATIMMLGRYMGLKILRERAEFLETKEEL from the exons ATGGATTTTCATATATTCCGATTATTTCGTTTGATTAGCGTCGCAGTTTTCATCTTACATGGCTCGTGTTATTCCGACAAAG CTGGTTATTACAGTTTTTCGAAAGATGCTGCCACATCAGCACCAATGTTATCTCACTTCGACTACATAGTCATCGGAGGAGGAACCGCCGGATGTGCACTAGCCGCAACGCTATCCCAAAACGCTACTGTTTTAGTTCTCGAACGTGGTGGGTCCCCTTACGACAATCCCACGGCCACAGACATCGGAAACTTCTTGCACACATTCTTGAACACAACTCCAAACTCGTGGTCTCAGCTATTCATCTCCGAAGACGGCGTTTTCAACTCACGCGCACGCGTGCTCGGAGGAGGAACGGTGTTAAACGCTGGATTCTACTCACGCGCGGAAGATGATTACGTGGCGGAAACTGGTTGGGTAAGAGAAGAGGTCGCAGCTGCTTACGAGTGGGTCGAGAAGAAGTTGGTGTTCCAACCACAGATTAAGGGATGGCAAACGGCGTTTATAGATGGTCTTTTGGAGGTTGGAGTGACTCCCTACAATGGTTTCACCTACGAACATGTTCATGGCACCAAAGTTGGTGGTACGATATTTGATCCGGATGGTAGAAGACACACGGCAGCGAATCTGTTGGAGTATGCTGATCCGCAAATGATTACTGTCTACTTGCACGCTTCTGTTCATAAGATCCTCTTCACCACCACAG GAAATATGAGGCCCAAGGCAAATGGGGTGATCTTCCGGGATACCAATGGAGTGTTTCACACGGCAAAACTAGCGGCACATAGCGCACTGAATGAGGTGATCTTATCAGCCGGGGCCATCGCTAGCCCTCAGCTACTGATGTTGAGTGGTGTTGGCCCTGCGTCTCATCTAGCAGACCATGGAGTGGAACCGGTCATCCTAGATCAACCCATGGTGGGACAAGGAATGTGTGATAATCCGATGAATGCTGTCCTCATCCCTTCTCCTGAACCCGTAGAAGTGTCACTTGCCCAAGTCGCTGGAATCCCTCATTTTGGTAGTTACATTGAAGGTGGGAGTGGGTTAAGTGTCTCTATTAGTTTGTGGCATAGCTTCTACGGTGCCGTTATAAATCTTCTCAATGAG ATGAAACTTCCCACCAAAACCCTCTCACGCTTTTTCAAGTTATTGGATCTTCGAGTTAATGTGACAACACAAGCAGGTAGGATGGTTCAGAAAGTTGATTGGCCGATCTCGAGAGGTCATTTGGAGCTGCGGAACACGAATCCAGACGACAATCCTTCAGTGACATTCAACTACTACCAAGAACAAGAAGATTTGAATAACTGTGTTGAAGGACTTAGTACTATAATTAAAGTGATAGATTCGAAGAAATATTCCAAGTACATGTTCCCTGGAGTCACGGGGCGGGGATTGTTGGATTTCATTCTTGGTCTTCCCATCAATCTGAGGCCAAGACACATTAATTCATTGTTCGATTTGAAGCAATATTGTAAAGATACCGTGATGACTATTTATCATTACCATGGAGGTTGTCAAGTTGGAAAGGTGGTCGACAATGATTACAAAGTATTAGGAATTGATGCTTTGAGGGTCATCGATGCATCCACGTTTCTCAAGACCCCAGGGACTAATCCTCAAGCCACGATCATGATGCTTGGAAG GTATATGGGGCTGAAGATTCTTCGTGAGAGGGCGGAATTTCTCGAAACTAAAGAAGAACTATGA
- the LOC106307651 gene encoding peptidyl-prolyl cis-trans isomerase CYP19-3, whose protein sequence is MANPKVFFDILIGKLKAGRVVMELFADVTPRTADNFRALCTGEKGIGQAGKALHYKGSAFHRIIPGFMCQGGDFTRGNGTGGESIHGAKFHDENFKLKHTGPGILSMANSGPNTNGSQFFICTDKTAWLDGKHVVFGKVVDGYNVVKAMENVGSERGATSEPVVIEDCGELKNQTSEEVSNKE, encoded by the coding sequence ATGGCAAACCCTAAGGTCTTCTTTGACATCTTGATAGGAAAGCTGAAGGCTGGTCGTGTTGTGATGGAGCTCTTCGCTGATGTGACACCGAGAACAGCTGATAACTTTCGTGCTCTGTGCACAGGAGAGAAGGGTATTGGGCAAGCAGGGAAGGCACTACACTACAAAGGCTCAGCCTTTCACCGTATCATCCCAGGGTTCATGTGCCAAGGAGGAGATTTCACCCGTGGGAATGGAACCGGTGGAGAATCGATTCACGGGGCTAAGTTTCACGACGAGAACTTCAAGTTGAAGCACACTGGTCCGGGGATTTTGTCTATGGCTAATTCAGGCCCCAACACGAACGGTTCTCAGTTCTTTATCTGCACTGATAAGACAGCTTGGCTTGATGGGAAGCACGTGGTGTTTGGGAAAGTTGTTGATGGGTACAATGTTGTGAAGGCGATGGAGAATGTTGGGTCTGAGAGGGGAGCTACTTCTGAACCAGTTGTGATTGAAGATTGTGGTGAGCTCAAGAACCAAACTTCAGAAGAAGTTTCAAACAAGGAATAG
- the LOC106312483 gene encoding ferritin-3, chloroplastic yields MLLKSASAFSLVNIHGGVKKDISPLSSSLSLPVSSGKPRNLSFSVSASTQTLSGVVFEPFEEVKKELDLVPSSPQLSLARHMYSPECEAAVNEQINVEYNVSYVYHALYAYFDRDNVALKGLAKFFKDSSVEERDHAEMLMEYQNKRGGRVNLQPMVMPQSEFDHSEKGDALYAMELALSLEKLVNEKLLNVHSVASKNDDVQLADFIESEFLNEQVEAIKKISEYVAQLRRLGKGHGTWHFDQGLLEAAAA; encoded by the exons ATGCTTCTCAAATCCGCTTCTGCTTTCTCGCTCGTGAACATCCATGGAGGAGTCAAGAAGGACATCTCTCCTCTCTCCTCCTCATTGAGTCTTCCCGTTTCTTCGGGAAAACCAAGAAACCTCTCCTTCTCTGTTTCTGCCTCCACGCAAACCCTGAGCGGCGTCGTTTTCGAGCCGTTTGAGGAGGTGAAGAAGGAGCTCGATCTCGTCCCTTCGAGTCCACAGCTCTCTCTCGCTCGCCACATGTACTCTCCCGAGTGCGAAGCCGCCGTGAATGAGCAGATCAA TGTGGAGTACAACGTGTCGTATGTGTATCACGCCTTGTACGCTTACTTCGATCGTGATAACGTTGCTCTCAAAGGTCTTGCCAA GTTTTTCAAGGACTCGAGTGTGGAAGAGCGTGACCATGCTGAGATGTTGATGGAGTATCAG AACAAACGTGGTGGGAGGGTTAATTTACAGCCCATGGTGATGCCTCAGTCTGAGTTTGATCACTCTGAGAAAGGAGATGCTCTCTATG CCATGGAGCTGGCTCTGTCATTGGAGAAGCTGGTCAATGAGAAGCTCCTTAACGTGCACAGT GTGGCTTCCAAGAACGATGATGTGCAGTTGGCAGATTTCATTGAGAGCGAGTTTCTGAACGAACAG GTTGAAGCAATTAAGAAAATCTCTGAATATGTAGCTCAGCTCAGAAGACTCGGCAAAGGACATG GAACATGGCATTTCGATCAAGGGCTTCTGGAAGCTGCTGCTGCTTAA
- the LOC106312484 gene encoding PRA1 family protein B1, translating to MASPPTIPVTNQQAAQSQPPINTPAFRTFFSRLSTSIRDGLSQRRPWTELVDRSSMARPESLTDALSRIRKNLAYFKVNYAAIVSLVLAFSLFSHPLSLLVLVGLLAGWMFLYVFRPADQPLVVFGRTFSDRETLLGLALCTIVVVFMTSVGSLLTSALMIGVAIVCLHGAFVVPDDLFMDDQEPANAGLLSFLGGSATSGRV from the coding sequence ATGGCCAGTCCACCGACGATCCCCGTCACCAATCAGCAAGCTGCCCAATCTCAGCCTCCAATCAACACACCCGCCTTCCGCACCTTCTTCTCACGCCTCTCCACCTCGATCCGCGACGGCTTATCACAGCGCCGCCCGTGGACGGAGCTCGTGGATCGAAGCTCCATGGCGCGGCCCGAGTCCCTCACCGACGCTTTATCCCGGATCAGGAAGAATCTCGCCTACTTCAAGGTGAACTACGCCGCCATCGTCTCCCTCGTCCTCGCCTTCTCGCTCTTCTCGCATCCTCTCTCGCTCCTCGTCCTCGTCGGCCTCCTCGCCGGGTGGATGTTCCTCTACGTTTTCCGCCCGGCGGATCAGCCGCTCGTCGTGTTTGGACGGACTTTCTCCGATAGAGAGACGCTCCTTGGCCTTGCGCTGTGTACGATCGTTGTGGTGTTTATGACGAGCGTTGGATCGCTTTTGACTTCGGCGTTGATGATTGGCGTCGCGATTGTTTGTTTGCACGGTGCGTTTGTGGTTCCTGATGATCTGTTTATGGATGATCAAGAGCCTGCTAACGCTGGATTGCTCTCGTTCCTTGGTGGTTCTGCTACGTCCGGGAGAGTTTGA